From Opitutales bacterium:
TTGAGAACGACAGGGTAGCTCCATACTGTCTCAAAAAATCGCCCAGACAATGAATTCAAACAAACCCAACTTTATCATCATCCAAGGAGAGGATTCAGGGAGACATCTAGGCTGTTATGGAGTAACTGATGCCCACACACCACATCTAGATCGCCTAGCAGCAGATGGCTGCCGGTATGATTTGGCTTTTTCTACCGCTGGGGTGTGCGCTCCTAGCCGCGGCTGCATGGCGACTGGCCGATATCAATGGAGTTTGGGAAACCATCACATGCGTTCCTCCCTGAAAAACGCCCCAAAAGTTTTCACTGAGCAACTCAGATCGGACGGTTACTTCGTAAGCTGGGCTAATAAAACAGACTTTAATTCACAGCCATCCCATAGGGATGCGCTAAAAAATTAAAAAGTGGTTGGCTCTGGCGGACTTCCGATCAAGGAAGTCA
This genomic window contains:
- a CDS encoding sulfatase-like hydrolase/transferase, with translation MNSNKPNFIIIQGEDSGRHLGCYGVTDAHTPHLDRLAADGCRYDLAFSTAGVCAPSRGCMATGRYQWSLGNHHMRSSLKNAPKVFTEQLRSDGYFVSWANKTDFNSQPSHRDALKN